The Coffea arabica cultivar ET-39 chromosome 1e, Coffea Arabica ET-39 HiFi, whole genome shotgun sequence genome has a window encoding:
- the LOC140010137 gene encoding glucomannan 4-beta-mannosyltransferase 9-like isoform X3: MESHSSGALIPTEVFRGGQGDLTGFLGCLWQQAKASLLVPFLKIMVLLCLTMLILLFVERVYMGIVAVLIKIFRWKPEKKYKWEPMKEALQMGNSAVPMVLVQIPMCNEKEVYQLSIGAACGLSWPTDRIIIQVLDDSTDPAIKALKEQECRRWASRGINIKYEIREKRNGYKAGALRDGMKCSYVKLCDYVVIFDADFQPDSDFLYRTIPFLVHNPEIALVQTRWKFVSAFNCSNSDESLMTRMQEMSLNYHFIVEQEVGSYIYAFFGFNGTAGVWRISALNEAGGWKDRTTVEDLDLAIRAGLKGLKFLYVGEVEVKSELPSTFKAYQHQQHRWSCGPANLFRKVVMEIVRCKKVSPWRKFYLIYSFFFVQKIVIHIVMFIFYCVVLPATAMIPEVQVPIWGAVCIPVITLLNALGTPRSFHLAIFWILFENVMSLHRTKGTFIGLLEVGRVNEWIVTEKLGRVLQTNSGSKVPKKPLLELFVGVYLFFCGCYDVAFGKSGLFIYLFLQSTAFFVVGFGHVGTFVPASS, encoded by the exons ATGGAGAGCCATTCATCAGGAGCTCTGATTCCAACAGAAGTCTTTCGAGGTGGCCAGGGTGATCTTACCGGCTTTCTTGGATGTCTATGGCAGCAAGCAAAAGCATCACTGTTGGtgccatttttaaaaataatggtTCTTTTGTGCCTGACAATGTTGATATTGTTATTCGTGGAGAGAGTTTATATGGGAATTGTTGCAGTTTTGATAAAGATATTCAGGTGGAAACCTGAGAAGAAGTACAAATGGGAGCCAATGAAGGAAGCTTTGCAGATGGGAAATTCAGCTGTCCCTATGGTTTTAGTGCAAATACCGATGTGCAATGAAAAAGAG GTGTATCAATTGTCAATTGGTGCTGCTTGTGGCTTATCGTGGCCTACTGATCGAATCATAATTCAAGTTCTTGATGATTCAACGGATCCTGCTATCAAG GCCTTAAAGGAGCAAGAGTGCAGGAGGTGGGCAAGCAGAGGCATAAACATAAAGTATGAGATTAGAGAGAAACGCAATGGTTATAAAGCTGGTGCTCTGAGGGATGGAATGAAATGTAGCTATGTGAAGCTATGTGACTATGTCGTCATCTTTGATGCTGATTTTCAACCTGATTCTGATTTCTTGTATCGCACCATTCCTTTTCTCGTCCATAATCCTGAGATAGCTCTGGTTCAAACCCGCTGGAAATTCG TTTCTGCCTTCAATTGCAGTAATTCTGATGAATCCTTGATGACAAGAATGCAAGAGATGTCTCTTAATTACCATTTCATTGTGGAGCAAGAAGTTGGATCctacatttatgcattttttGGCTTTAATG GAACTGCTGGTGTATGGCGAATTTCAGCACTCAATGAAGCTGGAGGGTGGAAGGACAGAACAACTGTGGAGGATCTGGATCTGGCTATCCGAGCCGGTCTCAAAGGCTTGAAGTTTCTGTATGTTGGTGAAGTTGAG GTGAAAAGTGAATTGCCAAGTACTTTCAAAGCATACCAGCACCAGCAACATCGGTGGTCCTGTGGCCCTGCTAATCTGTTTAGGAAAGTGGTTATGGAAATAGTTAGATGCAAG AAGGTTTCTCCGTGGAGAAAGTTTTATCTGATATACAGTTTCTTCTTCGTTCAGAAGATAGTGATACATATAGTCATGTTCATCTTCTACTGCGTTGTCCTGCCAGCCACTGCTATGATTCCTGAAGTACAAGTTCCTATATGGGGAGCTGTTTGCATTCCTGTAATTACTCTTCTGAATGCACTTGGGACGCCGAG ATCATTCCACCTAGCAATTTTCTGGATCCTCTTCGAAAACGTAATGTCTCTGCATCGAACCAAGGGCACATTCATAGGTCTACTCGAGGTAGGGAGAGTTAACGAGTGGATTGTCACGGAAAAATTGGGACGTGTCCTACAAACGAATTCAGGCTCTAAAGTTCCCAAGAAACCTC TTCTGGAGCTCTTTGTTGGGGTTTACCTGTTCTTTTGTGGGTGTTATGACGTGGCTTTTGGAAAGAGCGGCCTCTTTATATACCTTTTCCTTCAATCAACTGCATTTTTCGTGGTAGGATTCGGACATGTTGGCACCTTTGTCCCTGCTTCTTCCTAA
- the LOC113725146 gene encoding peroxidase 64-like, producing the protein MQGLGPMLALVFVLVISWVLSPFAAALSTNYYDHTCPEVESIITRVVKKAMMNDKTVPAALLRMHFHDCFIRGCDGSVLLNSTAKNKAEKDGRRNISLHAFYVIDHAKKELESQCPGVVSCADILALVARDAVALSGGPSWNVPKGRKDGRISKATETVRLPDPTFNISQLQQSFSERGLSLEDLVALSGGHTLGFAHCSSFQNRIHNFNSTHDVDPSLQPSFAASLRKVCPMHNKVRSAGSGLDSSAITFDNIYYKRILLGKSIFSSDEALSTATTTKALVSKFANSQEEFYTAFVKSMIKMSSISGSGQEIRLNCRVVN; encoded by the exons ATGCAAGGTTTGGGGCCAATGCTTGCGCTAGTTTTTGTTTTGGTAATATCTTGGGTGCTTTCTCCATTTGCAGCTGCACTCAGCACAAATTACTATGATCATACATGCCCAGAGGTTGAGTCAATCATCACCAGAGTAGTTAAGAAAGCTATGATGAATGACAAGACCGTTCCAGCGGCACTACTTCGGATGCACTTCCATGACTGCTTTATTAGA ggaTGCGATGGTTCTGTGCTGCTAAACTCAACAGCTAAGAACAAAGCTGAAAAAGATGGACGTCGAAATATTTCATTGCACGCATTCTATGTCATTGACCATGCAAAAAAAGAATTAGAATCCCAGTGCCCTGGTGTTGTCTCCTGTGCTGACATATTGGCATTGGTTGCAAGAGATGCAGTTGCACTA TCAGGAGGTCCTAGTTGGAATGTGCCTAAAGGTAGAAAAGATGGCAGGATTTCAAAGGCCACTGAAACTGTACGACTGCCTGATCCTACCTTTAACATATCTCAATTGCAGCAAAGTTTCTCTGAGAGAGGCCTATCACTGGAAGATTTAGTGGCCCTTTCAG GAGGCCACACCCTAGGTTTCGCTCACTGTTCATCCTTCCAGAACAGAATCCACAACTTTAACTCCACTCATGATGTAGATCCCTCCTTGCAGCCATCATTTGCAGCCAGCTTGAGGAAAGTTTGCCCCATGCACAACAAGGTGAGGAGTGCAGGTTCTGGCTTGGATTCTTCGGCAATCACGTTTGACAACATATACTACAAGCGAATCCTTCTAGGCAAGAGTATTTTCTCTTCAGATGAAGCTTTATCGACCGCTACAACTACAAAAGCATTGGTTTCGAAGTTCGCTAATTCCCAGGAAGAGTTTTATACAGCCTTTGTCAAGTCTATGATCAAGATGAGTAGCATAAGTGGTAGTGGACAAGAGATCAGGTTGAATTGTAGAGTTGTTAATTAG
- the LOC140010137 gene encoding glucomannan 4-beta-mannosyltransferase 9-like isoform X2, whose protein sequence is MESHSSGALIPTEVFRGGQGDLTGFLGCLWQQAKASLLVPFLKIMVLLCLTMLILLFVERVYMGIVAVLIKIFRWKPEKKYKWEPMKEALQMGNSAVPMVLVQIPMCNEKEVYQLSIGAACGLSWPTDRIIIQVLDDSTDPAIKALKEQECRRWASRGINIKYEIREKRNGYKAGALRDGMKCSYVKLCDYVVIFDADFQPDSDFLYRTIPFLVHNPEIALVQTRWKFVSAFNCSNSDESLMTRMQEMSLNYHFIVEQEVGSYIYAFFGFNGTAGVWRISALNEAGGWKDRTTVEDLDLAIRAGLKGLKFLYVGEVEVKSELPSTFKAYQHQQHRWSCGPANLFRKVVMEIVRCKKVSPWRKFYLIYSFFFVQKIVIHIVMFIFYCVVLPATAMIPEVQVPIWGAVCIPVITLLNALGTPRSFHLAIFWILFENVMSLHRTKGTFIGLLEVGRVNEWIVTEKLGRVLQTNSGSKVPKKPRFRMGNRLQVLELFVGVYLFFCGCYDVAFGKSGLFIYLFLQSTAFFVVGFGHVGTFVPASS, encoded by the exons ATGGAGAGCCATTCATCAGGAGCTCTGATTCCAACAGAAGTCTTTCGAGGTGGCCAGGGTGATCTTACCGGCTTTCTTGGATGTCTATGGCAGCAAGCAAAAGCATCACTGTTGGtgccatttttaaaaataatggtTCTTTTGTGCCTGACAATGTTGATATTGTTATTCGTGGAGAGAGTTTATATGGGAATTGTTGCAGTTTTGATAAAGATATTCAGGTGGAAACCTGAGAAGAAGTACAAATGGGAGCCAATGAAGGAAGCTTTGCAGATGGGAAATTCAGCTGTCCCTATGGTTTTAGTGCAAATACCGATGTGCAATGAAAAAGAG GTGTATCAATTGTCAATTGGTGCTGCTTGTGGCTTATCGTGGCCTACTGATCGAATCATAATTCAAGTTCTTGATGATTCAACGGATCCTGCTATCAAG GCCTTAAAGGAGCAAGAGTGCAGGAGGTGGGCAAGCAGAGGCATAAACATAAAGTATGAGATTAGAGAGAAACGCAATGGTTATAAAGCTGGTGCTCTGAGGGATGGAATGAAATGTAGCTATGTGAAGCTATGTGACTATGTCGTCATCTTTGATGCTGATTTTCAACCTGATTCTGATTTCTTGTATCGCACCATTCCTTTTCTCGTCCATAATCCTGAGATAGCTCTGGTTCAAACCCGCTGGAAATTCG TTTCTGCCTTCAATTGCAGTAATTCTGATGAATCCTTGATGACAAGAATGCAAGAGATGTCTCTTAATTACCATTTCATTGTGGAGCAAGAAGTTGGATCctacatttatgcattttttGGCTTTAATG GAACTGCTGGTGTATGGCGAATTTCAGCACTCAATGAAGCTGGAGGGTGGAAGGACAGAACAACTGTGGAGGATCTGGATCTGGCTATCCGAGCCGGTCTCAAAGGCTTGAAGTTTCTGTATGTTGGTGAAGTTGAG GTGAAAAGTGAATTGCCAAGTACTTTCAAAGCATACCAGCACCAGCAACATCGGTGGTCCTGTGGCCCTGCTAATCTGTTTAGGAAAGTGGTTATGGAAATAGTTAGATGCAAG AAGGTTTCTCCGTGGAGAAAGTTTTATCTGATATACAGTTTCTTCTTCGTTCAGAAGATAGTGATACATATAGTCATGTTCATCTTCTACTGCGTTGTCCTGCCAGCCACTGCTATGATTCCTGAAGTACAAGTTCCTATATGGGGAGCTGTTTGCATTCCTGTAATTACTCTTCTGAATGCACTTGGGACGCCGAG ATCATTCCACCTAGCAATTTTCTGGATCCTCTTCGAAAACGTAATGTCTCTGCATCGAACCAAGGGCACATTCATAGGTCTACTCGAGGTAGGGAGAGTTAACGAGTGGATTGTCACGGAAAAATTGGGACGTGTCCTACAAACGAATTCAGGCTCTAAAGTTCCCAAGAAACCTCGTTTTAGAATGGGAAACAG ATTACAAGTTCTGGAGCTCTTTGTTGGGGTTTACCTGTTCTTTTGTGGGTGTTATGACGTGGCTTTTGGAAAGAGCGGCCTCTTTATATACCTTTTCCTTCAATCAACTGCATTTTTCGTGGTAGGATTCGGACATGTTGGCACCTTTGTCCCTGCTTCTTCCTAA
- the LOC140010137 gene encoding glucomannan 4-beta-mannosyltransferase 9-like isoform X1, giving the protein MESHSSGALIPTEVFRGGQGDLTGFLGCLWQQAKASLLVPFLKIMVLLCLTMLILLFVERVYMGIVAVLIKIFRWKPEKKYKWEPMKEALQMGNSAVPMVLVQIPMCNEKEVYQLSIGAACGLSWPTDRIIIQVLDDSTDPAIKALKEQECRRWASRGINIKYEIREKRNGYKAGALRDGMKCSYVKLCDYVVIFDADFQPDSDFLYRTIPFLVHNPEIALVQTRWKFGNFLGSINNSDESLMTRMQEMSLNYHFIVEQEVGSYIYAFFGFNGTAGVWRISALNEAGGWKDRTTVEDLDLAIRAGLKGLKFLYVGEVEVKSELPSTFKAYQHQQHRWSCGPANLFRKVVMEIVRCKKVSPWRKFYLIYSFFFVQKIVIHIVMFIFYCVVLPATAMIPEVQVPIWGAVCIPVITLLNALGTPRSFHLAIFWILFENVMSLHRTKGTFIGLLEVGRVNEWIVTEKLGRVLQTNSGSKVPKKPRFRMGNRLQVLELFVGVYLFFCGCYDVAFGKSGLFIYLFLQSTAFFVVGFGHVGTFVPASS; this is encoded by the exons ATGGAGAGCCATTCATCAGGAGCTCTGATTCCAACAGAAGTCTTTCGAGGTGGCCAGGGTGATCTTACCGGCTTTCTTGGATGTCTATGGCAGCAAGCAAAAGCATCACTGTTGGtgccatttttaaaaataatggtTCTTTTGTGCCTGACAATGTTGATATTGTTATTCGTGGAGAGAGTTTATATGGGAATTGTTGCAGTTTTGATAAAGATATTCAGGTGGAAACCTGAGAAGAAGTACAAATGGGAGCCAATGAAGGAAGCTTTGCAGATGGGAAATTCAGCTGTCCCTATGGTTTTAGTGCAAATACCGATGTGCAATGAAAAAGAG GTGTATCAATTGTCAATTGGTGCTGCTTGTGGCTTATCGTGGCCTACTGATCGAATCATAATTCAAGTTCTTGATGATTCAACGGATCCTGCTATCAAG GCCTTAAAGGAGCAAGAGTGCAGGAGGTGGGCAAGCAGAGGCATAAACATAAAGTATGAGATTAGAGAGAAACGCAATGGTTATAAAGCTGGTGCTCTGAGGGATGGAATGAAATGTAGCTATGTGAAGCTATGTGACTATGTCGTCATCTTTGATGCTGATTTTCAACCTGATTCTGATTTCTTGTATCGCACCATTCCTTTTCTCGTCCATAATCCTGAGATAGCTCTGGTTCAAACCCGCTGGAAATTCGGTAACTTTCTTGGTTCTATAAA TAATTCTGATGAATCCTTGATGACAAGAATGCAAGAGATGTCTCTTAATTACCATTTCATTGTGGAGCAAGAAGTTGGATCctacatttatgcattttttGGCTTTAATG GAACTGCTGGTGTATGGCGAATTTCAGCACTCAATGAAGCTGGAGGGTGGAAGGACAGAACAACTGTGGAGGATCTGGATCTGGCTATCCGAGCCGGTCTCAAAGGCTTGAAGTTTCTGTATGTTGGTGAAGTTGAG GTGAAAAGTGAATTGCCAAGTACTTTCAAAGCATACCAGCACCAGCAACATCGGTGGTCCTGTGGCCCTGCTAATCTGTTTAGGAAAGTGGTTATGGAAATAGTTAGATGCAAG AAGGTTTCTCCGTGGAGAAAGTTTTATCTGATATACAGTTTCTTCTTCGTTCAGAAGATAGTGATACATATAGTCATGTTCATCTTCTACTGCGTTGTCCTGCCAGCCACTGCTATGATTCCTGAAGTACAAGTTCCTATATGGGGAGCTGTTTGCATTCCTGTAATTACTCTTCTGAATGCACTTGGGACGCCGAG ATCATTCCACCTAGCAATTTTCTGGATCCTCTTCGAAAACGTAATGTCTCTGCATCGAACCAAGGGCACATTCATAGGTCTACTCGAGGTAGGGAGAGTTAACGAGTGGATTGTCACGGAAAAATTGGGACGTGTCCTACAAACGAATTCAGGCTCTAAAGTTCCCAAGAAACCTCGTTTTAGAATGGGAAACAG ATTACAAGTTCTGGAGCTCTTTGTTGGGGTTTACCTGTTCTTTTGTGGGTGTTATGACGTGGCTTTTGGAAAGAGCGGCCTCTTTATATACCTTTTCCTTCAATCAACTGCATTTTTCGTGGTAGGATTCGGACATGTTGGCACCTTTGTCCCTGCTTCTTCCTAA